GGATCTGGGGAAGCTCCGCGCCCTTCGCCGCCGCAGCCGTCGCCAAGCTCACCGGCAAACGCCTCCTCTACGTCACCGCCCACCTCGACCAGGCCGACGACGTCCAGGAAGACCTCGAACTCTTCACCGGCCAGCCCGTCGATGTCTTCCCCGGCTGGGAGGCTGACCTCCCCGAGAACCTCGCCAGCGACGAAATCGCCGCCGAACGGCTCAACGTCCTGACCCGCCTGCGACTGGACCCCGATCAGGTCCGCATCGTCGTCGCCCCCGTCCAGGCCCTCGTCTTCCCCGTCCCGCAGCCCGGCAGTTTCATCCACGAGTCCTTCGAACTCAAACACGGCGGCACCCTCGACGTCGAAGCCTTCGCCCAGTGGCTGGTCGACCACGGCTACACCCGCCTCGACCGCGTCGAACAGCCGGGCGATTTCGCCATTCGCGGCGGCATCGCCGACGTCTATCCCAGCGGCGTCGGCCACCCGGTGCGCGTCGAACTCTTCGGCGACCAGATCGACTCCATCCGGCGCTTCGATCCCGCCACCCAGCGATCCACCGACGCCATGGACTATTTCTACCTGCCCGCCACCAGCGACTACCTCCTCAAACTGCCCGGCTGTCCCGTGTTCGACTACTTCCTCGACACCGACACCATCATCTGCTGGCACGAACCCGTCGAAGTCTCCGAACTGGCCCAGACCTTCGTCTCACGCCTCAAGGATCCCGTCGGCGTCTACCCCTTCCATGCCATCTCGCGCCAAACCCAGCGGTTCAACCAACTCGCCCTCATCCGATTCCCCGGCGAACTCTTCCCCCACCGTGCGCGAATCGAATTCGCCGCGCTGCCCCGATTCGAAGCCAAACCCGACGCCGCCGTCGCCCAGGTCATCGAACTCGCCGCCGAATACGACACCACCGTCTTCTGCGAAAACCAGGCCGAGATCGAACGCTTCAGCCAACTGCTCGCCTCCGCCGACCCCCACGCCGCCCAGCGCATCACGCTCCGCGTCGGCCTCCTGCACCGCGGCTTCCTCTGGCCCGACCGCAAGCTCGCCCTCGTCGGACACCACGAGATCTTCCACCGCTACGAGCACCGCCACCGCCTCAAACGCAGCCCCGTCGCCGCCGTCACCGAGGCCTACGGCGAACTCGAAACCGGCGACTACGTCGTCCATGTCCAGCACGGCATCGGCAAGTACGAGGGCCTCAAGGTCGTCCGACGCGGCGACCGCTCCGAAGAAGTCCTCGTCATCAAGTACGCCGGCAACGTCAGCCTCCAGGTCCCCGTCTGGCAGGCCGACCAGGTCCAGAAGTACATCGGAGCCTTCCGCGGCCATCCCCAGCTCAGCCAGCTCGGCGGCAAAACCTGGCAAAAAACCAAGGAAAAAGTCGGCGAAGCCGTCTCCAGCCTCGCCGCCGAAATGCTCGAAATCCAGGCCCGGCGCGAAGCCACCGGCGGCATCGCCTACCCGCCCGACACCGATTGGCAGCGCCAGCTCGAAGAGTCCTTCATCTACCAGGAAACCGAAGACCAGCTCCTCGCCATCCGCGACATCAAACAGGATATGCAGCGGCCGCGGGCCATGGACCGACTCCTCTGCGGCGACGTCGGCTACGGCAAAACCGAAATCGCCATGCGCGCCGCCTTCAAAGCCCTCGAAGCCGGTTACCAGGTCGCCGTCCTCGTTCCCACCACCATCCTCGCCGAACAGCACTACCGAACCTTCTCCGAACGGCTCGCCGAGTTTCCCTTCACCGTCGAAAGCATCAGCCGATTCAAAAGCCGCAAGCAACAGAAGGACGTGCTCCAGCGAACGGTGGTGGGGCGGGTCGACGTCCTGATCGGAACCCACCGGCTCCTCAGCAAGGACGTCCGCTTCGCCAACCTCGGCATGGTCGTCGTCGACGAGGAACAGCGCTTCGGCGTCGCCCACAAGGAACGACTCAAACAGCTCCGCGCCACCGTCGACGTCCTGACCCTCACCGCCACGCCCATCCCGCGAACCCTCCACATGTCCCTCATTGGCCTGCGCGACATCAGCACCCTCGCCACCCCGCCCCTCGACCGCCGGTCCATCCAGACCGAAATCCGCAAGCTCGACTGGGCACTCGTCCGACAGGCCATCCTCCGCGAAATGAACCGCGACGGACAGGTCTACTTCGTCCACAACTACGTCAAGGACATCCAGCAGATCGCCGAGCACGTCCAAGCCGCTGTGCCCGAAGCCCGAATCGTCATCGGTCACGGACAGATGGACGAAAAAGAACTCGAAAAGGTCATGCTCGCCTTCCTCCGCCGACAGGCCGACGTCCTCGTCTGCACCACCATCATCGAAAGCGGCGTCGACATCCCCACCGTCAACACCATCATCATCAACAACGCCGACCGCTTCGGACTCGCCGACCTGCATCAGCTTCGCGGCCGCGTCGGACGATACAAGTACCGGGCGCATGCCTACCTCATGCTCCCGCCCAAACGACCGCTCACCCCGATCGCCGAACGCCGACTCCGCGCCATCGAGGAATACTCCGAACTCGGCGCCGGCTTCCGAATCGCCATGCGCGATCTGGAGATCCGCGGCGCCGGCAACATCCTCGGCCCGGAACAATCCGGCCACATCGCCGCCGTCGGATACGAACTCTACTGCCAACTCCTCGCCGAAACCGTCGACCGACTCCAGGACCGCCCAGCCGAGACCCACCGCAAAGCCAACCTCGACCTGCCACTCGTCGGCGCCCTGCCCAAAAAATACGTCGCCTCCGAACGCGACCGTCTCCAGATATACCAGCGGCTCGCCGGAGCTGAACGCGTCGACGACGTCGATCAACTCGAACGCGACCTCAACGACATCCACGGCCGCCTCCCCGACCCGACCCGCATGCTCCTCGACCTGGCCCGCCTGC
The sequence above is a segment of the Phycisphaerae bacterium genome. Coding sequences within it:
- the mfd gene encoding transcription-repair coupling factor, whose protein sequence is MLTSIVEDQRLREIASLFDRATRVAIEGIWGSSAPFAAAAVAKLTGKRLLYVTAHLDQADDVQEDLELFTGQPVDVFPGWEADLPENLASDEIAAERLNVLTRLRLDPDQVRIVVAPVQALVFPVPQPGSFIHESFELKHGGTLDVEAFAQWLVDHGYTRLDRVEQPGDFAIRGGIADVYPSGVGHPVRVELFGDQIDSIRRFDPATQRSTDAMDYFYLPATSDYLLKLPGCPVFDYFLDTDTIICWHEPVEVSELAQTFVSRLKDPVGVYPFHAISRQTQRFNQLALIRFPGELFPHRARIEFAALPRFEAKPDAAVAQVIELAAEYDTTVFCENQAEIERFSQLLASADPHAAQRITLRVGLLHRGFLWPDRKLALVGHHEIFHRYEHRHRLKRSPVAAVTEAYGELETGDYVVHVQHGIGKYEGLKVVRRGDRSEEVLVIKYAGNVSLQVPVWQADQVQKYIGAFRGHPQLSQLGGKTWQKTKEKVGEAVSSLAAEMLEIQARREATGGIAYPPDTDWQRQLEESFIYQETEDQLLAIRDIKQDMQRPRAMDRLLCGDVGYGKTEIAMRAAFKALEAGYQVAVLVPTTILAEQHYRTFSERLAEFPFTVESISRFKSRKQQKDVLQRTVVGRVDVLIGTHRLLSKDVRFANLGMVVVDEEQRFGVAHKERLKQLRATVDVLTLTATPIPRTLHMSLIGLRDISTLATPPLDRRSIQTEIRKLDWALVRQAILREMNRDGQVYFVHNYVKDIQQIAEHVQAAVPEARIVIGHGQMDEKELEKVMLAFLRRQADVLVCTTIIESGVDIPTVNTIIINNADRFGLADLHQLRGRVGRYKYRAHAYLMLPPKRPLTPIAERRLRAIEEYSELGAGFRIAMRDLEIRGAGNILGPEQSGHIAAVGYELYCQLLAETVDRLQDRPAETHRKANLDLPLVGALPKKYVASERDRLQIYQRLAGAERVDDVDQLERDLNDIHGRLPDPTRMLLDLARLRLVAGRWGVRTAVLRDEDLVFHLDDATRCQELFSRSQIPPRFADPREVHLRLPPRYREPATLVRILFKLFSPAHEPQTAT